The Caldalkalibacillus uzonensis genome contains the following window.
AGCCGTCCACCGCGAGATCAAGGTCTGCGTCGTTGAAGACAATATACGGTGCATGCCCCCCTAGTTCCAGGGATACCTTCTTCACGGTTTTGGCGGATTGCTCCATTAAGTACTTGCCAACTTGAGTCGATCCCGTAAAACTGATTTTTCTTACTTTTTCACTGCTAACAAGCACAGAACCAATTTCTTGGGCATCTCCCAGCACCAGGTTGGCGACACCTCTGGGCAAACCGGCCTGTTCAAAGATTTCAAATAAGGCTATAGCTGAAAGCGGTGTCTCCGGTGCTGGCTTAACAACGACAGTACAGCCTGCTGCCAACGCCGGGGCCAACTTTCTAGTAATCATAGAAGAAGGGAAATTCCAGGGGGTGATGGCCCCTACGACACCGATGGGTTGTCTTTGCACCAGCAGCCGCTGTCTATGTCCAGAAGGCGGGATGATCTCACCGTAGACCCGCCGCGCCTCTTCGGCATACCACAACATAAACTCGGCTCCCCAAAGCACTTCACCCTTGGCTTCTTCAAACGGCTTTCCTTGTTCAAGTGTCATGATTTCGGCCAATCGGTCTGCCTTGTCTATAATTAAATGATAGATTTGACGCAGTATGGCTGCGCGTTCATCTGCTGTACTGTTTGCCCATGCTGGAAATGCCTGATAAGCTGCTTCTACGGCTTGTTGTGCTTCTTGTGCTCCTCCATAAGCCACCTCAGCCACGACTTCCCCTGTAGCAGGGTTTAAAATAGTTGATTTGGCATCTGAACAAGCCTCTGTCCATTGTCCGTCAATATACATTTGTGTTCTTACCTTTACAGACGTTTCCATGTTACTCCTCTCCCACGTAGACATGGTTGATTTCATATTTTTTCAGTGCCTCTTCATTTAACTCAATGCCAAGCCCCGGTTTTTCCGGTACGATCAAATAACCGTCTGAATCAATCATAAGCGGCTCCTGTTGAACAAAATCACGCCGGTCAACGGACCACACCGGAGGATCATACGGAAACTCCAAATACGGACAGTGGCT
Protein-coding sequences here:
- a CDS encoding NAD-dependent succinate-semialdehyde dehydrogenase, whose protein sequence is METSVKVRTQMYIDGQWTEACSDAKSTILNPATGEVVAEVAYGGAQEAQQAVEAAYQAFPAWANSTADERAAILRQIYHLIIDKADRLAEIMTLEQGKPFEEAKGEVLWGAEFMLWYAEEARRVYGEIIPPSGHRQRLLVQRQPIGVVGAITPWNFPSSMITRKLAPALAAGCTVVVKPAPETPLSAIALFEIFEQAGLPRGVANLVLGDAQEIGSVLVSSEKVRKISFTGSTQVGKYLMEQSAKTVKKVSLELGGHAPYIVFNDADLDLAVDGLMINKFQNNGQTCICANRIFVHSEVADAFTVKLVEKVKGLKVGNGLDPANQVGPLIHQQALEKVMEHVQDAVSKGAVIVAGGQPLTEGEYARGNFYQPTVLCGVTPDMKVYREETFGPVAPIIVFNTDEEVVQMANDTPYGLAAYLYTRDLARTMRVSNELEYGMVGINASTLGYVQAPFGGIKQSGMGREGGRHGLEDYLEYKFLNLNF